In one Vulgatibacter incomptus genomic region, the following are encoded:
- the ftsY gene encoding signal recognition particle-docking protein FtsY has product MQLDVTQPSTGEIIGWAILVALGIILLVVSFKILRGRRRKLKELRPAPPKPPTLEQQLKKERSRREAAEEKAEKAHAKEEAAEAKEQEARRKLEYDERKRAEREERAKRLAELTPEARKAREEELAKAEREADRAEAEADAERRKRKAEEEEHKKAEYRERKEAERLEKERKAREAAEAEAARLRALEEEHARREAERLRQEEERRQKIAAESGRTLIEGLTRTREGGFVAKLAGLFGGGAAEVSEATIGELEEILFTADIGVKTSMRLVEGAQERLRKKELANPGKLRAAIRKDVAEILGQAHAADTRPVLDGLGLPMDDTKPWVIMVVGVNGAGKTTTIGKLAAKLEARGKRVLLAAGDTFRAAATEQLDVWAERAQVPIVKGAEGSDPGSVIFDAVQRGVRESFDVVICDTAGRLHTKASLMEELKKVQRVIGKARADAPDEVLLVLDATMGQNAIQQARQFHDALGVTGIVLTKLDGTAKGGVVIGICDELKIPVRLIGIGESLADLRPFEPEEYVSALFGS; this is encoded by the coding sequence ATGCAGCTAGACGTGACCCAGCCTTCGACGGGCGAGATCATCGGATGGGCGATCCTGGTCGCCCTCGGGATCATCCTGCTGGTCGTCTCGTTCAAGATCCTGCGGGGAAGGCGCCGGAAGCTCAAGGAGCTCCGCCCCGCTCCCCCAAAGCCCCCGACGCTCGAGCAGCAGCTGAAGAAGGAGCGCTCGCGCCGGGAAGCCGCCGAGGAGAAGGCCGAAAAGGCCCACGCGAAGGAAGAGGCGGCAGAGGCGAAGGAGCAGGAGGCCCGCCGCAAGCTCGAGTACGACGAGCGCAAGCGCGCCGAGCGCGAGGAGCGCGCAAAGCGCCTCGCGGAGCTGACGCCCGAGGCCAGAAAGGCCCGCGAGGAGGAGCTCGCCAAGGCCGAGCGCGAAGCGGACCGGGCCGAAGCCGAGGCGGATGCGGAGCGCCGCAAGCGCAAGGCCGAGGAGGAGGAGCACAAGAAGGCCGAGTACCGCGAGCGCAAGGAGGCGGAGCGCCTCGAGAAGGAGCGCAAGGCCCGGGAGGCCGCGGAGGCCGAGGCCGCGCGCCTGCGCGCTCTGGAGGAGGAGCACGCCCGCCGCGAGGCGGAGCGCCTTCGCCAGGAGGAGGAGCGCCGCCAGAAAATCGCCGCGGAGTCGGGGAGGACGCTGATCGAGGGCCTCACCCGCACCCGCGAGGGCGGCTTCGTGGCGAAGCTGGCGGGCCTCTTCGGCGGAGGGGCCGCGGAGGTCTCCGAGGCGACGATCGGCGAGCTGGAGGAGATTCTCTTCACGGCGGACATCGGGGTGAAGACCTCGATGCGCCTGGTGGAGGGCGCGCAGGAGCGTCTCCGGAAGAAGGAGCTCGCGAACCCCGGCAAGCTGCGCGCGGCGATCCGAAAGGACGTGGCGGAGATCCTCGGCCAGGCCCATGCCGCAGACACCCGGCCCGTCCTGGACGGCCTCGGCCTGCCCATGGACGACACGAAGCCCTGGGTGATCATGGTCGTGGGCGTGAACGGCGCCGGGAAGACGACCACCATCGGCAAGCTGGCGGCCAAACTGGAGGCCCGCGGGAAGCGCGTGCTCCTCGCCGCCGGCGATACCTTCCGCGCCGCCGCCACGGAGCAGCTCGACGTGTGGGCGGAGCGCGCGCAGGTGCCGATCGTGAAGGGCGCGGAAGGCAGCGACCCGGGTTCGGTGATCTTCGACGCCGTTCAGCGCGGCGTGCGCGAGTCCTTCGACGTGGTGATCTGCGACACGGCGGGCCGGCTCCACACCAAGGCCTCGCTGATGGAAGAGCTCAAGAAGGTCCAGCGCGTGATCGGGAAGGCCCGCGCGGACGCGCCGGACGAGGTGCTCCTCGTGCTGGACGCGACCATGGGCCAGAACGCGATCCAGCAGGCCCGCCAGTTCCACGACGCCCTCGGCGTGACCGGGATCGTGCTCACGAAGCTCGACGGCACGGCGAAGGGCGGCGTGGTGATCGGGATCTGCGACGAGCTGAAGATCCCCGTCCGCCTGATCGGCATCGGGGAATCCCTGGCCGACCTCCGGCCCTTCGAGCCGGAGGAATACGTCTCGGCCCTCTTCGGATCGTGA
- a CDS encoding radical SAM protein, giving the protein MSFAVTEIFFSLQGESTRMGRPCVFIRFTGCDLRCGYCDTAYAFHGGTKRSREEILAEVARHPTRYVTLTGGEPLLQRELPALARDLLERGYEVAIETHGQKRWDSLPEQVIKIVDVKTPASGECATEEHLSWLRTLGPRDELKFVIGSREDFDWSADVVRRLQLEGKHAALLFSPTHGQVELSELAAWILESGLDVRMQIQLHKLIWGTEARGV; this is encoded by the coding sequence ATGTCCTTCGCCGTCACCGAGATCTTCTTTTCGCTCCAGGGCGAGTCCACCCGGATGGGTCGGCCCTGTGTGTTCATCCGCTTCACGGGCTGTGATCTCCGCTGCGGCTACTGCGACACCGCGTACGCCTTCCACGGCGGGACGAAGCGGAGCCGCGAGGAGATCCTGGCCGAGGTCGCCCGGCATCCCACCCGCTACGTCACCCTCACCGGCGGGGAGCCGCTGCTCCAGCGCGAGCTGCCCGCCCTCGCTCGGGACCTCCTGGAGCGGGGCTACGAGGTGGCGATCGAGACCCACGGCCAGAAGCGGTGGGACTCGCTGCCGGAGCAGGTGATCAAGATCGTGGACGTGAAGACGCCGGCCTCCGGCGAGTGCGCCACGGAGGAGCACCTCTCCTGGCTCCGGACCCTGGGGCCCCGCGACGAGCTGAAGTTCGTGATCGGCTCTCGCGAGGACTTCGACTGGTCGGCGGACGTCGTGCGGCGCCTCCAGCTCGAGGGCAAGCACGCGGCCCTCCTCTTCTCGCCCACCCACGGCCAGGTGGAGCTCTCCGAGCTCGCGGCGTGGATCCTCGAGTCGGGGCTGGACGTCCGGATGCAGATTCAGCTCCACAAGCTGATCTGGGGCACCGAAGCCCGCGGCGTCTGA
- a CDS encoding SDR family oxidoreductase, with translation MRRIVIFGATSAIAQETARLFASKGARLFLVGRNAERLEAVASDLRVRGASQVEHEVFDLDHIDGHGGLIDRAEERLGGLDTALVAHGTLPDQAACASDFTVAEAALRTNFVSAASLLTHLANRFEARRYGAIAVISSVAGDRGRQSNYVYGSAKAALTAFASGMRNRLHAAGVSLVTVKPGFVDTPMTAHVPKGPLFVGPAVVGKGIYRAIMRGRGEVYLPRFWWAIMAIIRSIPEAIFVRLKL, from the coding sequence ATGAGACGCATCGTGATCTTCGGCGCCACCTCCGCCATCGCGCAGGAGACGGCGAGGCTCTTCGCCTCCAAGGGGGCCCGGCTCTTCCTCGTGGGCCGAAACGCCGAGCGCCTCGAGGCGGTCGCGTCCGACCTCCGCGTCCGCGGCGCCTCCCAGGTGGAGCACGAGGTCTTCGACCTCGACCACATCGACGGGCATGGAGGGCTCATCGACCGCGCCGAGGAGCGCCTCGGCGGCCTCGACACCGCCCTCGTCGCCCACGGCACCCTCCCCGATCAGGCCGCCTGCGCCTCGGATTTCACCGTCGCCGAGGCGGCGCTGCGCACGAACTTCGTCTCGGCGGCCTCGCTCCTCACCCACCTCGCCAACCGCTTCGAGGCAAGGCGCTACGGGGCGATCGCGGTGATCTCCTCGGTGGCGGGCGATCGCGGCAGGCAGAGCAACTACGTCTACGGCTCGGCCAAGGCGGCGCTCACCGCGTTCGCGAGCGGCATGCGCAACCGCCTCCACGCCGCCGGGGTCTCGCTGGTGACGGTGAAGCCCGGCTTCGTCGACACGCCGATGACGGCCCACGTGCCAAAGGGGCCGCTCTTCGTGGGCCCCGCCGTGGTGGGCAAGGGCATCTATCGGGCGATCATGCGGGGCCGCGGAGAGGTCTACCTGCCGCGTTTCTGGTGGGCGATCATGGCGATCATCCGGTCGATCCCCGAGGCGATCTTCGTCCGGCTGAAGCTCTAA
- a CDS encoding FAD-binding oxidoreductase — translation MADHESWGRFPKASQRALPVQWRGDSLPASDATLLPHGLGRSYGDSCLNDGGALLATRGLSRLISFDRAGGVIRCEAGVSLSEILDLVVPAGWFLPVTPGTKFVTVGGAIANDVHGKNHVADGTFGRFVRSLELLRSDGTRLVCSPEQNAEWFQATIGGLGLTGLVTWAEFQLRPIHNPFIEAQTVRFGGLDEFFSLNDESERDYVYTVAWIDILATGKHLGRGIYHRGNHAAPFPDGPPPVRRPRKLTVPFDFPGFLVNPLTVRAFNFAYYNQQLRKVKSANTEFEPFFYPLDKVLRWNRVYGRRGFLQWQCVVPPEAARPILAEIARSREGSPLVVFKTFGSKASPGLLSFPRPGATLAIDFRNRGEKVFALLDRLDALVRESGGAIYPAKDARMSGETFRRSFPKLDEFSRFVDPRFSSSFWRRVDGANGRLSP, via the coding sequence GTGGCCGATCACGAGTCCTGGGGCCGATTTCCGAAGGCGAGTCAGCGCGCGCTGCCCGTGCAGTGGCGCGGCGATTCGCTACCCGCGAGCGACGCGACGCTCCTGCCGCATGGTCTCGGGCGGAGCTACGGCGACAGCTGCCTGAACGACGGCGGCGCGCTCCTCGCCACCCGCGGGCTCTCCCGACTGATCTCCTTCGATCGCGCGGGCGGCGTGATCCGCTGCGAGGCTGGTGTCAGCCTGTCGGAGATCCTCGACCTCGTGGTCCCGGCGGGCTGGTTCCTGCCGGTGACACCAGGCACGAAATTCGTGACCGTCGGCGGCGCCATCGCGAACGACGTCCACGGGAAGAACCACGTCGCCGACGGGACCTTCGGGCGCTTCGTCCGCTCGCTGGAGCTCCTCCGCAGCGACGGCACCCGCCTCGTCTGCAGCCCCGAGCAGAACGCGGAGTGGTTCCAGGCCACCATCGGCGGCCTCGGGCTCACCGGGCTCGTCACCTGGGCGGAGTTCCAGCTCCGGCCGATCCACAACCCCTTCATCGAGGCGCAGACCGTCCGCTTCGGCGGCCTCGACGAGTTCTTCTCGCTCAACGACGAGTCCGAGCGCGACTACGTCTACACGGTGGCCTGGATCGACATCCTGGCCACGGGGAAGCACCTCGGGCGCGGGATCTACCACCGCGGCAACCACGCGGCGCCGTTCCCGGACGGGCCGCCGCCCGTGCGCCGCCCGAGGAAGCTCACCGTCCCTTTCGACTTCCCCGGCTTCCTGGTGAACCCGCTCACCGTGCGCGCGTTCAACTTCGCCTACTACAACCAGCAGCTACGCAAGGTGAAGTCGGCGAACACGGAGTTCGAGCCCTTCTTCTACCCGCTCGACAAGGTGCTGCGCTGGAACCGCGTCTATGGAAGGCGCGGCTTCCTCCAGTGGCAGTGCGTGGTGCCGCCCGAGGCCGCGCGGCCGATCCTGGCCGAGATCGCCCGCTCGCGGGAGGGCTCGCCGCTGGTGGTCTTCAAGACCTTCGGCTCCAAGGCCTCGCCTGGGCTCCTCTCCTTCCCGAGACCCGGCGCCACCCTCGCCATCGACTTCCGCAACCGGGGCGAGAAGGTCTTCGCCCTCCTCGACCGCCTCGACGCCCTCGTCCGCGAGTCCGGCGGCGCGATCTATCCCGCAAAGGACGCCCGGATGTCGGGCGAGACCTTCCGCCGCTCGTTCCCAAAGCTGGACGAGTTCTCACGCTTCGTGGATCCTCGCTTCTCCTCCAGCTTCTGGCGCCGGGTCGACGGCGCGAACGGACGACTCTCCCCATGA
- a CDS encoding decaprenyl-phosphate phosphoribosyltransferase yields MSMPSVDEGASVQSPVDSQGEARALLTAEVGTRRAGVLRHLGAGMRPHQWVKNGFLFAPLVFAHKLFEPALLLRSVAAFFLYSLMASAVYLGNDVLDVEADRRHPVKRNRPIASGKLPASLAAVVSVVLALGSLTGAALLVPELAGVLLAYLVMNAAYSWRLKKLAYVDVCVIALGFVLRVLAGTVAIGVPPSNWIFLCTFALALFLGFGKRKHELLSAQGSGRDAATTRKALGAYTLANLDIALAGAGALAVVSYFLYTVAPDTLGRFGYLLAYTLPFPAFGIWRFTRLVAHATRASSPTEALITDPPFVLNLAVWMAAVVAIVY; encoded by the coding sequence ATGAGCATGCCGAGCGTCGACGAAGGAGCGAGCGTACAGTCGCCCGTGGATTCGCAGGGCGAGGCTCGGGCATTGCTGACGGCTGAGGTCGGGACGCGCCGAGCGGGCGTGTTGCGCCACCTCGGCGCCGGCATGCGGCCGCATCAGTGGGTGAAGAACGGCTTCCTCTTCGCGCCCCTGGTCTTCGCCCACAAGCTCTTCGAGCCGGCCCTCTTGCTGCGCTCGGTGGCTGCGTTCTTCCTGTACTCGCTGATGGCCTCCGCCGTGTACCTGGGCAACGACGTCCTCGACGTGGAGGCCGACAGGCGCCATCCGGTGAAGCGCAACCGGCCGATCGCCAGCGGAAAGCTCCCGGCCTCGCTCGCCGCGGTGGTGTCCGTGGTGCTGGCGCTGGGCTCCCTCACCGGGGCGGCGCTCCTCGTCCCGGAGCTCGCCGGGGTGCTGCTCGCCTACCTGGTGATGAACGCCGCGTACTCGTGGCGGCTGAAGAAGCTGGCCTACGTGGACGTGTGCGTGATCGCGCTGGGCTTCGTCCTGCGCGTGCTCGCCGGGACCGTCGCCATCGGGGTGCCGCCGAGCAACTGGATCTTCCTCTGCACCTTCGCCCTCGCCCTCTTCCTCGGCTTCGGGAAGCGCAAGCACGAGCTGCTCTCGGCCCAGGGGAGCGGCAGGGACGCGGCGACGACCCGAAAGGCGCTGGGCGCGTACACCCTCGCCAACCTCGACATCGCCCTCGCCGGCGCCGGCGCCCTCGCGGTGGTCAGCTACTTCCTCTACACCGTGGCGCCGGACACGCTGGGGCGGTTCGGCTACCTGCTCGCCTACACCCTCCCCTTTCCCGCCTTCGGGATCTGGCGCTTCACCCGCCTGGTGGCCCACGCCACCCGCGCCAGCAGCCCCACGGAGGCGCTCATCACCGATCCCCCCTTCGTACTGAACCTGGCGGTGTGGATGGCCGCCGTGGTGGCGATCGTCTACTGA
- a CDS encoding HAD family hydrolase: MRSSRPDRNTVLLFDIDGTLVSTGGCGRRAIERAFERAFGRKGEFSFPFDGMTDRAIVRQALMGSGLPADEATIDGFLPVYIATLEEEVAVAPWYRLHHGMREAVETAASRSGFAVGLGTGNVKDGARVKLQRVGIHDAFRFGGFGCDHEERPALIRRGAERGAEQLGVPLSECRVVIIGDTPKDIAAARAMGAESIGVGTGSFGPAQLLACGATHAFRDFSQDGALDALLVG; encoded by the coding sequence ATGCGTAGTTCCCGTCCCGACCGCAACACCGTTCTCCTCTTCGACATCGACGGAACCCTGGTGAGCACCGGAGGCTGCGGCCGCCGGGCGATCGAGCGCGCGTTCGAGCGGGCGTTCGGCCGCAAGGGCGAGTTCAGCTTCCCCTTCGACGGGATGACCGACCGGGCGATTGTCCGGCAGGCCCTCATGGGCAGCGGCCTCCCCGCGGACGAGGCGACCATCGACGGCTTCCTTCCGGTCTACATCGCGACGCTGGAGGAAGAGGTGGCGGTCGCGCCCTGGTATCGCCTCCACCACGGGATGCGGGAGGCGGTGGAGACCGCCGCTTCGCGGAGCGGCTTCGCGGTGGGCCTGGGCACGGGCAACGTGAAGGACGGCGCACGGGTGAAGCTCCAGCGCGTGGGGATCCACGACGCCTTCCGCTTCGGCGGCTTCGGCTGCGATCACGAGGAGCGGCCGGCGCTGATCCGCCGTGGCGCCGAGCGTGGCGCCGAGCAGCTCGGCGTGCCGCTGTCGGAGTGCCGCGTGGTGATCATCGGCGACACGCCGAAGGACATCGCGGCGGCGCGGGCGATGGGCGCCGAGTCGATCGGCGTGGGCACCGGCTCGTTCGGCCCGGCGCAGCTCCTGGCCTGCGGCGCCACCCACGCGTTTCGTGACTTTTCCCAGGACGGCGCTCTCGACGCCCTTCTGGTCGGCTGA
- a CDS encoding helix-turn-helix domain-containing protein, whose product MESFGRYLVQQRELRGMSPGDVIRVTKLSPSAIEALENDRFDRLPGRTFVVGYLRAYAACVGLNPDEVVLRYEEHASRLPPPEDTGVPRLTLKGAAGPMPIRFVFLGAAVVLIALAAYLLFVVKAAG is encoded by the coding sequence ATGGAGAGCTTCGGCCGCTACCTGGTGCAGCAGCGTGAGCTGCGTGGAATGTCGCCCGGCGACGTGATCCGGGTGACGAAGCTCTCCCCCTCCGCCATCGAGGCCCTCGAGAACGATCGCTTCGACCGGCTGCCTGGGCGCACCTTCGTGGTCGGCTACCTGCGCGCCTACGCCGCCTGTGTCGGCCTGAACCCCGACGAGGTGGTGCTTCGCTACGAGGAGCACGCGAGCCGGCTTCCGCCGCCGGAGGACACCGGCGTCCCGCGGCTCACGCTCAAGGGCGCCGCGGGCCCGATGCCCATCCGCTTTGTCTTCCTCGGCGCCGCCGTGGTGCTCATCGCCCTGGCGGCCTACCTGCTCTTTGTCGTGAAGGCCGCGGGGTGA
- the recO gene encoding DNA repair protein RecO translates to MNERSSEAIVLGSVDYGESDRIVTFLTRDRGRLSAFAAGARKSKRRFAGVLEPFTRLEVRLQERRGELLFLASCSLHDGHAGLREDLGRIAHAGHAAELCRELCRDREPHEELFDLLAVYLRALCGEPARPEDLLAFELAALRHAGVSPRFTDCALCGAGADGGALFDPAHGGIVCGACAGQAQPGSIRADAQTLEAVRALQAAGPFAGVAVDDPRTRRAASGLVRSFTREIVGKPLRSLDFLAQVGLEA, encoded by the coding sequence GTGAACGAGCGGAGCTCGGAGGCGATCGTCCTCGGCTCGGTCGACTACGGCGAGTCCGACCGGATCGTGACCTTCCTCACCCGGGATCGGGGCAGGCTCTCCGCCTTCGCCGCCGGGGCGCGCAAGTCCAAGAGGCGTTTCGCCGGGGTGCTCGAGCCCTTCACCCGGCTCGAGGTGCGCCTCCAGGAGCGGCGGGGGGAGCTGCTCTTCCTCGCTTCGTGCAGCTTGCACGACGGCCACGCCGGCCTGCGCGAGGACCTGGGCCGGATCGCCCACGCCGGCCACGCCGCCGAGCTCTGCCGAGAGCTCTGCCGCGATCGCGAGCCCCACGAGGAGCTCTTCGACCTGCTCGCCGTCTACCTGCGTGCCCTCTGCGGCGAGCCCGCGCGACCCGAGGACCTGCTCGCGTTCGAGCTCGCGGCGCTCCGGCATGCGGGTGTGTCGCCTCGGTTCACGGATTGTGCGCTATGCGGAGCTGGGGCCGACGGCGGCGCGCTCTTCGATCCGGCACACGGCGGCATCGTCTGTGGCGCGTGTGCGGGGCAGGCACAGCCCGGCTCGATCCGGGCCGACGCGCAGACGCTAGAGGCGGTTCGCGCGCTCCAGGCAGCGGGTCCGTTCGCCGGTGTCGCCGTCGATGATCCGCGGACGAGGCGGGCGGCCAGCGGCCTGGTGCGAAGCTTCACGCGAGAGATCGTCGGAAAGCCGCTCCGCTCCCTCGACTTCCTCGCGCAGGTGGGGCTCGAGGCGTAG
- the lspA gene encoding signal peptidase II, which translates to MKRTTGLGIALFLITLILDYATKVLSEAHLAEGPITIVPGWVWLRLAYNRGVAFSIMEGMPHWILGVGALVLICVVVWSLRALATRPSGAAALGLLAAGGIANAIDRLHDGQVTDMISVWRWPVFNVADTAITIGVGLLFWASRKTKEAPEASHAASPGAIPAAADTELHREP; encoded by the coding sequence TTGAAGCGAACCACCGGGCTCGGGATCGCGCTCTTCCTGATCACCCTGATCCTCGACTACGCCACCAAGGTGCTCTCCGAGGCGCACCTGGCCGAGGGGCCGATCACCATCGTGCCCGGCTGGGTCTGGCTCCGCCTCGCCTACAACCGCGGCGTCGCGTTCTCGATCATGGAGGGGATGCCCCACTGGATCCTGGGCGTCGGCGCCCTCGTCCTGATCTGCGTCGTGGTGTGGAGCCTTCGCGCCCTCGCTACGCGCCCCTCCGGCGCCGCAGCCCTGGGCCTCCTCGCCGCCGGCGGCATCGCCAACGCCATCGACCGCCTGCACGACGGCCAGGTCACCGACATGATCTCCGTGTGGCGCTGGCCGGTCTTCAACGTCGCCGACACCGCGATCACCATCGGCGTCGGGCTCCTCTTCTGGGCGTCCCGGAAGACCAAGGAAGCGCCCGAGGCCTCGCACGCGGCGTCGCCCGGCGCGATCCCTGCCGCCGCCGACACCGAGCTGCACCGCGAGCCCTGA
- a CDS encoding tetratricopeptide repeat protein, with translation MPKLFLLAAASLLLAATGCRTISDKDRKLAASHLDIAQQSVAGGDPRAALAEVEKAVALDPTDPKSHNLYALLLHIYFAEGDRAILEYRKAIELDRDYTEAKVNLSAVYMATGRCADAIPLLEEARRDLLFREPYLVENNLGWCRYKLGDVDGALRHLRAAVSVNPGFCLGYRNLGEIMEEQGRVDEALRFVERYGKSCPEVADADFRRGLLLLEKGQDSEARLAFLSCKEKAKDDELAVECAGHAERIPGG, from the coding sequence ATGCCGAAGCTCTTCCTTCTCGCCGCCGCCTCTCTCCTGCTCGCCGCAACGGGCTGCCGTACGATCTCCGACAAGGATCGGAAGCTGGCGGCGTCCCACCTCGACATCGCGCAGCAGTCCGTGGCCGGAGGCGATCCCCGGGCCGCCCTCGCCGAGGTCGAGAAGGCGGTGGCCCTCGATCCCACCGACCCCAAGAGCCACAACCTCTACGCGCTCCTGCTCCACATCTACTTCGCCGAGGGCGACCGCGCGATCCTCGAGTACCGAAAGGCGATCGAGCTCGACCGCGACTACACCGAGGCCAAGGTGAACCTGAGCGCGGTGTACATGGCCACCGGTCGGTGCGCCGACGCGATCCCGCTCCTCGAGGAGGCCCGCCGCGACCTGCTCTTCCGCGAGCCCTACCTGGTCGAGAACAACCTGGGCTGGTGCCGGTACAAGCTGGGCGACGTCGACGGCGCGCTCCGGCACCTGCGCGCCGCGGTCTCCGTGAACCCCGGCTTCTGCCTCGGCTACCGCAACCTGGGCGAGATCATGGAGGAGCAGGGCCGGGTCGACGAAGCCCTCCGCTTCGTGGAGCGCTACGGAAAGTCCTGCCCCGAGGTGGCCGACGCGGATTTCCGCCGCGGTCTGCTCCTCCTCGAGAAGGGCCAGGATTCCGAGGCCCGCCTCGCGTTCCTCTCCTGTAAGGAGAAGGCGAAGGACGACGAGCTCGCCGTCGAGTGCGCGGGTCATGCGGAGAGGATCCCAGGGGGCTGA
- a CDS encoding SDR family NAD(P)-dependent oxidoreductase, translating into MSKRLSGKVCIITGTGSGMGREAALTFAREGASVVGCDLQVDAAQATVEAVRADGGTMLSLQPCHLSEPADCQELVDFAIRNFGRIDVLFNNAAKGSFNWIEDISDEEWDRNRRDEVDLVFYLTRAAWPHLKASHGVVVNTASLTALMSFKNLGSLAHTTAKAGIIGMTRQLAMEGREHGIRANSISPGLIETPQIREQMKDPEWASSMLGKTLLGRLGRPEEVAKVALFLASDDSSYVTGIDIVVDGGMKVW; encoded by the coding sequence ATGTCGAAACGGCTCTCAGGAAAGGTCTGCATCATCACGGGCACCGGTAGCGGCATGGGCCGTGAAGCGGCCTTGACGTTCGCGCGCGAGGGCGCTTCGGTCGTCGGGTGCGATCTCCAGGTCGACGCGGCTCAGGCCACCGTCGAGGCGGTTCGCGCCGACGGTGGAACGATGTTGTCCCTGCAGCCATGCCATCTGAGCGAGCCAGCCGACTGTCAGGAGCTGGTCGACTTTGCGATTCGAAATTTTGGCCGGATCGACGTGCTCTTCAACAACGCCGCCAAGGGCTCCTTCAACTGGATCGAAGACATCTCGGACGAGGAGTGGGACCGCAATCGCCGGGATGAAGTGGATCTGGTCTTCTACCTCACGCGCGCTGCGTGGCCTCATCTGAAGGCCAGCCACGGGGTGGTCGTGAACACCGCCTCGCTGACCGCCCTGATGAGCTTCAAGAACCTGGGCTCTCTTGCGCACACCACGGCGAAGGCGGGCATCATCGGCATGACCCGGCAGCTCGCCATGGAAGGCCGCGAGCATGGGATTCGCGCCAATTCGATTTCGCCTGGATTGATCGAGACACCCCAGATCCGCGAACAGATGAAGGACCCGGAGTGGGCCAGTTCCATGCTCGGCAAGACGCTGTTGGGTCGTCTGGGCCGGCCGGAGGAAGTGGCGAAAGTGGCTCTCTTCCTGGCCTCCGATGACAGTTCGTACGTGACCGGAATCGACATCGTCGTCGATGGCGGAATGAAGGTCTGGTGA